The stretch of DNA TGCACGCGGGCGGTGCCCGCATGCTGAAGGCCGAGCATCCGGGCGGCGGCATACGACAAATCGATCACGCGGCCGCGCGAGAACGGTCCGCGATCGTTGATCTTCACGACGACCCACTTCGTGGTCGCCGGAATGCTCACCTTCACGTACGAGCCGAGCGGCAAGGACCGATGTGCGGCGGTCAGCGCATGCATGTCGTAACGCTCGCCGCTTGCGGTGCGGCGGCCGTGGAAGCCAAGGCCGTACCACGACGCACGCCCCGCCTGACGGAACGACGACACGTCGGGACCGCTTTCCGAGATCGGTTGCGCGTCC from Paraburkholderia caballeronis encodes:
- a CDS encoding septal ring lytic transglycosylase RlpA family protein, which produces MKLRLSRRRFGSLAAVSILAGCAMPPGPQSQADGNALSTKSARTSAALVAPPSYGTAAFDGLPASDASNDKSLADAQPISESGPDVSSFRQAGRASWYGLGFHGRRTASGERYDMHALTAAHRSLPLGSYVKVSIPATTKWVVVKINDRGPFSRGRVIDLSYAAARMLGLQHAGTARVQIEGLSRQEAKEARAEMLAAASNTDH